From a region of the Hemitrygon akajei chromosome 16, sHemAka1.3, whole genome shotgun sequence genome:
- the LOC140740398 gene encoding keratin, type I cytoskeletal 50 kDa-like yields MLRQSVESDIDGLHRLKETYLQLQDSLANDIAGLGDETAFLKLNNNEELKMLRQQKTQEVSLEVDLALTSDLNAALLRERYTTPH; encoded by the exons ATGCTACGGcagtctgtggagagtgatatcGATGGCCTGCACCGTCTGAAGGAGACCTACCTGCAATTACAGGACAGCCTGGCCAATGACATCGCTGGGCTGGGGGACGAGACTGCCTTTCTGAAGTTGAACAATAATGAG GAACTGAAGATGTTGCGGCAGCAAAAGACCCAAGAAGTGTCGCTTGAGGTGGACTTGGCTTTGACCTCTGACCTGAATGCAGCCCTGCTCAGGGAGAGGTACACCACCCCTCACTAA